From the genome of Candidatus Deferrimicrobium borealis:
TACCGAAGCAGTCGAAGTTCCCCTCCGCCCGCTGGATGGCCCGGATGAGCTCGGTCTTCTCCATCCGGGTCGGGCGGATTCCCAGCTGCCGCGCGATGTCGCGGATCTCCTTCATGGTCGGCATGACGCACCTCCTCGGTCCTGCGGGTTTCCGGTCGCGCCTCGCCCTTGATTGTATCCAGTATACACCCTCGCCCGGGAGGTTCCGTCCTCGGAAAAAAAACACGGCACCCCCCCGTGTCCCGGGGGGTGCCGTGCGGAGGAACTCCTTCTGTTCCGGTACCTTTACTTGGCCTCCCGGATTTCCACTCTCCGGTTCAGGAACTGGCCTTCCTTCGTCTTGTTATCCCCGACGGGCTCGGCTTCCCCGTATCCCACGGCCGTGATCATGTCGGGTTTCACGTGGCCGTTGTCCACGAGATATTTCTTCACCGCATTCGCTCTCCGCTCGGAAAGCTTCTGGTTGTACTTGTCGGTCCCCCGGCTGTCCGTGAACCCCACCACCTGTACCTTGGTGTTCGGGTACTTCTTCACGAACTCGATCGCCTTCTGCAGCTCCGGAAGGTCCTTCTTCCGGATGTCGGCCTTGGCCGTGTCGAAGTTGATCTGCAGGGTCGTTCTCTTGTACACCGGGACGGTCGTGGACGCCGTCTTGGTACCGCCCGCGTTGGTCGCGGAGATCGTGTACGTCGTGTTGTCGGTGGGGCAGACCTGCTTGGAGCCGCTCGGGCCCACTTTCCCCACGCCCGGATCGATCACCACGTCGGTGGCGTTCTGCGTGGACCAGGTGAGGGTGGTGCACTGCCCCGTGTAGACGTAGGTCGGGTTCGCCGAAATCGATGTGCCCACCGCAGCCACAGGCGGGGGCGGAGGCACCGGGGCCATCACCGTGACGGTTGCCGTCTCGTAAACGGTCCCACCGGTCCCGGTCGCCGTCAACATGTACTGGGTGGTTTCTTTGGGGCACACCTGCTTGGAGCCGCTCGCAGCCACGGCTCCCACTTCCTGATCGATCTCCGCCTTCTGGACGTTTTGCGTAGACCACGTCAGGGTCGAGCACTGCCCGGGGGCAATCGTCTCCGGGGCTGCCGAATAATTCACAATCGGAGGCTGACACGCCTTCGTCTTGGCAAGGGCCGCGTCGGCGGCCTTGGACGCCTTGTCGATGGTCGAATCCGACCATGGACCTGTTTTCGTGGAATCATCCCAATCCTCGGTCGATTGGTGGCGGACGCCGTCGAGTTCCGCCTTGGCGACCGCAAGTTCCTTGGGCGCGCATTCCTTTGCGCCCTTGGGCGTCATATTCTCCGCCTGGGCGATCTTCCCCGAGATGGCGTTGAACTGGTCGGTTTCTGCCTTGGTCGCCTGACGGGAGCCGCCGCAGCCGGCCACCAGGAACGTCGCGAGGAGAACCGACAGGAGAAGTATGAGATGACGGTTCCTCATTTCGCACCTCCCTTGGACATCTCCAGCGCCTTGGCGGAATAATCTGCCGATTGCTTCGTGAAGGTGTCAGCCTGCTTGGTGTCCCCGATTTCCGCCGAAAAAACCGCTTTCCCCAAGTACGCTTCCGCCGCGTAATATTCGAAAGGCGCCGACCATTCGGCCCCCGCGCCTTTCGCTTTCGCCAACTGCGCCCGGGCGTCCCCGATCGCGTTGGTCGACGCGCAACCGCCGGCCAGTCCGGCGATCAGAACCAGCGCGCATAAGACAATCGATGCTCGTCTCATCGTCCCCTCCTTTTCATTCGTTTTTCGTTCCCGAAGAACGGTCCCGCAACGTCCGATTCCGCGTTCCGAACACCCCCCTCCCCGATGGATATTGCTCCCCCTTTCAGGCAGTCGACGGTCCTATGGTTCGAATTATACATTGATACTATTAAATTTCACGGTGGAGACGCAAGCCCGTCTTTGTCTGATTCTACGACCGGTGTTTGTCTTATGGTTTGATGGGTTTCTGAAGAGGGAATGAAATGACGGGCATTCCCATGTTCATCTGCGACGACGATAATGGGTTTAGGCTATGTCCCGTCAATTCTGGAAATCGTCGAAACGGTCATCACCGTCGTCAATACGCGGGAGGGTCGCCCCATGAAGAGACTCCTGATCTCCCTCGGGATCCTGGTCGCCCTCCTCGTCCTCGCGGGGGTCGCGATCCTCGTCCTCGTCGATGTGAACGC
Proteins encoded in this window:
- a CDS encoding SAP domain-containing protein, whose protein sequence is MKEIRDIARQLGIRPTRMEKTELIRAIQRAEGNFDCFGTAAEEECSQEECLWREECFRVSVAEEIR
- a CDS encoding OmpA family protein — encoded protein: MRNRHLILLLSVLLATFLVAGCGGSRQATKAETDQFNAISGKIAQAENMTPKGAKECAPKELAVAKAELDGVRHQSTEDWDDSTKTGPWSDSTIDKASKAADAALAKTKACQPPIVNYSAAPETIAPGQCSTLTWSTQNVQKAEIDQEVGAVAASGSKQVCPKETTQYMLTATGTGGTVYETATVTVMAPVPPPPPVAAVGTSISANPTYVYTGQCTTLTWSTQNATDVVIDPGVGKVGPSGSKQVCPTDNTTYTISATNAGGTKTASTTVPVYKRTTLQINFDTAKADIRKKDLPELQKAIEFVKKYPNTKVQVVGFTDSRGTDKYNQKLSERRANAVKKYLVDNGHVKPDMITAVGYGEAEPVGDNKTKEGQFLNRRVEIREAK